The following are encoded together in the Phaseolus vulgaris cultivar G19833 chromosome 9, P. vulgaris v2.0, whole genome shotgun sequence genome:
- the LOC137822269 gene encoding uncharacterized protein: MPPNQFSSPISNMAGVYQSTVSDVTLEGNTEVVVEERHEIPTASEVENAKCECCGMCEECSQEYIGRVRDMFSGNMICGLCAEAVHVEMEKNGGKREKALEEHMSDCVKFNWLGRSYPALYRAEDVKEILKKSLRCRAMSTTSKDSKDI; this comes from the coding sequence ATGCCCCCAAACCAATTCAGTTCCCCCATCAGCAACATGGCTGGTGTTTACCAAAGCACGGTTTCTGATGTAACCTTAGAAGGCAACACAGAAGTGGTCGTAGAGGAGAGACATGAGATACCAACCGCGTCCGAGGTAGAGAATGCGAAATGCGAGTGTTGTGGAATGTGCGAGGAGTGCAGCCAGGAGTACATAGGGCGCGTGCGTGACATGTTCTCAGGGAACATGATATGCGGATTGTGTGCTGAAGCTGTGCATGTGGAGATGGAGAAGAATGGTGGGAAAAGAGAAAAGGCTTTGGAAGAGCACATGAGCGATTGTGTGAAGTTTAACTGGCTTGGTAGGTCGTATCCTGCTTTGTATCGAGCTGAAGACGTGAAAGAGATCTTGAAGAAGAGTTTAAGATGCAGGGCCATGTCCACCACTTCTAAGGATTCCAAGGATATATAA
- the LOC137822950 gene encoding uncharacterized protein, with the protein MSSAETEMEHLTSGASNRIIPLLKALRASLIFVYTFFLSFLFFILPRRRRLSSAAGPPSPKKHLRQRWLVREEEDTFRRRALAQDYLGMGRDEGSYRWSTSIFYGVRNKALFCRSWFPVSEDVKGILIIIHGLNEHSGRYAEFARQLTSCNFAVYAMDWIGHGGSDGLHGYVPSLDHVVADTGAFLEKIRSENPGIPCFLFGHSTGGAVVLKAASHPHIEVMVEGIILTSPALRVKPAHPIVGAVAPIFSLVAPRFQFKGANKRGIPVSRDPAALLAKYSDPLVYTGPIRVRTGHEILRISSYLMRNFNSVTVPFFVLHGTADKVTDPLASQDLYDRAASKFKDIKLYDGFLHDLLFEPEREEIAQDIINWMEKKLFTI; encoded by the exons ATGTCTTCCGCCGAGACGGAGATGGAGCATCTCACGTCGGGGGCAAGCAACCGCATAATTCCGCTCCTCAAGGCCCTCAGGGCCTCGCTCATCTTCGTCTACACCTTCTTCCTGtccttcctcttcttcatcctcCCCCGCCGCCGCCGCCTCTCCTCCGCAGCGGGTCCACCCTCACCCAAGAAACATTTGAGGCAGCGCTGGCTCGTGCGCGAGGAAGAGGACACGTTCCGGCGAAGAGCTTTGGCGCAGGACTACTTGGGAATGGGTCGCGACGAAGGGTCGTACCGTTGGAGCACTTCCATTTTCTATGGGGTTAGAAACAAGGCTTTGTTTTGCCGCTCTTGGTTCCCGGTTTCCGAAGACGTCAA GGGCATTCTGATCATCATTCATGGCCTTAATGAACACAG TGGGAGATATGCGGAATTTGCAAGGCAATTAACATCATGCAACTTTGCTGTCTATGCAATGGACTGGATAG GCCATGGAGGCAGTGATGGATTGCATGGTTACGTTCCTTCTCTTGATCATGTGGTTGCAGACACA GGAGCTTTCCTAGAAAAGATCAGATCGGAGAATCCTGGGATACCATGCTTTCTCTTTGGTCACTCCACTGGGGGAGCTGTGGTCTTGAAA GCGGCTTCCCATCCTCATATTGAAGTAATGGTGGAAGGAATTATATTAACCTCGCCAGCTTTACGTGTGAAGCCAGCTCATCCAATTGTTGGT GCTGTGGCTCCAATTTTTTCTCTGGTGGCTCCAAGGTTCCAATTCAAAGGAGCAAACAAAAGGGGTATTCCAGTTTCGAGGGATCCAGCAGCTTTGTTGGCGAAGTACTCGGATCCTTTGGTGTACACTGGACCTATAAGGGTCCGAACTGGGCATGAAATACTAAGGATATCCTCCTACTTAATGCGAAACTTCAACTCTGTGACTGTGCCATTCTTTGTTCTGCACGGGACTGCTGATAAGGTAACTGATCCACTGGCCTCACAAGATCTATATGACAGGGCAGCTTCAAAGTTCAAAGACATAAAGCTCTATGATGGTTTCTTGCACGACCTTCTATTTGAGCCTGAGCGTGAAGAGATTGCTCAGGACATTATCAACTGGATGGAGAAGAAACTATTCACTAtctaa
- the LOC137821656 gene encoding lachrymatory-factor synthase-like — MTEESNPKWEGKAMAELPGTDPQLPWNALEDFCNLHKLLPIETCYHVEGVSGQPGLIRYCASIVEEKGVADDAEKTTTIKWAKEKLLEIDPEQRCLTYEVVESNIGFKSYVATLKVLPIGQDGSKIEWSFVCDPVEGWSFQDLNSYIESSVEFMAKKIVLAHNSN, encoded by the coding sequence ATGACAGAGGAATCTAACCCCAAATGGGAAGGTAAAGCCATGGCTGAGCTACCAGGCACCGATCCACAACTACCATGGAATGCCTTGGAAGATTTCTGCAACCTACACAAGTTGCTTCCCATAGAAACATGTTACCATGTAGAGGGAGTTTCAGGTCAACCTGGTCTCATCCGCTATTGTGCTTCcattgttgaagaaaaaggggtTGCTGATGATGCTGAGAAGACAACAACCATCAAGTGGGCCAAAGAGAAGCtccttgagatagatcccgaacaACGCTGTTTGACCTACGAAGTTGTTGAAAGCAACATAGGATTTAAGTCCTATGTAGCCACACTCAAGGTGTTGCCCATCGGCCAGGATGGATCCAAGATCGAGTGGAGCTTTGTCTGCGATCCTGTTGAAGGCTGGAGCTTCCAAGATTTGAACTCATACATTGAGTCCTCTGTGGAGTTCATGGCCAAGAAGATTGTGCTTGCACATAACTCAAACTAG
- the LOC137821657 gene encoding lachrymatory-factor synthase-like, producing the protein MGEESDPRWEGKAVVELADTTAEVAWTVLEDFCNIHKWIPLDTCYQLEGILGKPGLIRYCASSIVDDVDKTSTVKWAKEKLLAIDPVQRCLTYEVVENNMGFKFYLGTFKVLSMKEDGCKIEWEFVCDPVQGWSLQGLESYVESSLQVMKKNIELAYKAA; encoded by the coding sequence atGGGAGAGGAATCTGATCCTAGATGGGAAGGTAAAGCAGTGGTTGAGCTAGCAGACACCACTGCAGAAGTAGCATGGACTGTTCTAGAGGACTTCTGCAACATACACAAGTGGATCCCCTTGGACACATGTTACCAACTAGAGGGGATTCTTGGCAAACCTGGTCTCATCCGCTATTGTGCTTCAAGCATTGTTGATGATGTTGATAAGACCTCCACAGTCAAGTGGGCCAAAGAGAAGTTACTTGCCATTGATCCTGTTCAGCGATGTTTGACCTATGAAGTTGTTGAGAACAACATGGGATTTAAGTTCTATCTGGGCACATTCAAAGTGCTGTCAATGAAGGAGGATGGATGCAAGATTGAATGGGAGTTTGTCTGTGATCCTGTTCAAGGGTGGAGTCTTCAAGGTCTGGAGTCGTATGTTGAATCTTCTCTCCAGGTCATGAAGAAGAACATCGAACTTGCATACAAGGCAGCCTAG